A segment of the Marinobacter arenosus genome:
GCGTGGCCGGTTGTCCCGGTGCAGACGGCTTCATAATTGGCGGTTTCGGCGCTGCCTCCGGCATAGCCCGATTCCACGTTGTTGACACCGTCCATGGCGAGAAACACCGCCTCGACGCACCAGAAGCAGCCGCCAGCGAGCACAAGACGGGCTTCAGTGCCGGTCTGCGGCAGATCCTGCTCCGGATCGGGGAAACGGCTTCGGGGCACGTTGAGCCCGGGAATATCGCACGATGTCACCATGATGTCCTCGACTAAAGAAAGATGCAGTGGGTTGGCACGTTCAACCTTCCAGATTGTGGCTGTTACGGTGTCGTTTTGCCAATGGCTCAGTGCCGTTGGCAGAAACATGAACATTGCTCCGGTCCGGTTGCATACCCCGGTAGGGCAACCATACTGACAGACAGGGTTTGCCACTATGCGATTCGACAATCGCCCGTTCGGCATATCAAGGACAGAGACATGACGGCAAGGGCTCGAACACCCAAAAATCAGGATGAGCTCCTGGAATACCGGCTGAGCCTTCGGCTGGGACCGGTTCACGCCCGGCAACGGCTGGGCATCGAACGCGAAGCCGAGGCCCTGGTCTTCGGTCAGAGCGGGCGATCCTTTCATCTCGAGAACGTCACCAACGCACCGCGTTTCATCCGCTTCTGCCTGAAGCTTGTGGGCCTCTTTGGTCGGGGCCAGGCCAACAGCCGCCGGCTGGACACCAACTACAACCGGTTTCGCTTACCCGGATTGCCGACGGCCTTCGAGGGCTTCCGGATCCTGCACCTGACCGACTTGCACGTGGACATGGATGAGGCCAACCTCGAGGCCGTGATTCGCCAGATCGAACCACTGGACTACGACCTCTGTGTGCTAACCGGCGACTATCGGCGCCTGACCTGGGGGCCGGTGGACGATGCCCTCGAGGGCATGGCGCGATTGCGCGACGCCATTCGTGGCAAGGCTTACGCCGTGCTGGGCAATCACGACAGCGTGCGCATGGTACCCGGCCTGGAAGACATGGGGTACTCGTTGCTGATGAACGAGATGATGCCCATTGAACACAACGGCGCAAAGATCTATCTGGCGGGCGTGGACGACGCGCATTTCTACAAGGTACACAACCTGCACCGGGCCGGGGACGACATCCCCGCCAATGGCACCAGTATCCTTCTCAGTCACACCCCGGAAATCTGGCGGGAAGCGGCTCATGCGGGCTATGACATCTTCCTGTGCGGCCACACCCATGGCGGACAGATCTGCCTGCCCGGCGGTATTCCCGTGACCCTGGATTCCGACTGCCCGCGCCACCTGGGCCGGGGCTACTGGCAGGCCAATGGCATGCAGGGCTACACCTCACCGGGCTCGGGCACATCGGTGGTCAATGTCCGCCTCAACTGCCCACCGGAAGTGACCATTCACACCCTCACCCGCGGTCCCCAATAAGCCCTTGCGGCTCAGTGCGGGTGGCGGCGGATGCCCAGCCGGTATAGCAGGGGCGAAAACAGTATGTTCGAGACGGTGAACAGAGCCACGATCAACAACGCGCTCCACCAGCTGACGGGCAGCCAGATCGCCGCCAATGCCATCGGCAGCGCCGACTCCGGAATCTGATCCAGACCCAGGGCCCGTGCGCTCGAGTCCAGCCCGAGCCGGCGCTTGGTGAAGCTGCTGATAAGGTCGCCCACCAGGCCCAGCAGGCCAAACAGCAGACCGAAGGCAAAACCAAGGCCGGCCCACAGGGAAAACAGGGCGCAACTCAGGGAACCGGAGATCAGGCCGCGCCAGGTTTTGCTGGTACCCAGGATCGGGCGACCGTCCCGCCACCGGCGGCCACCATCAATGGGTGCTGCCCAGTGCCGCTTGAGGATACGGGCCACAACCACCGGTACGCCATTGGCGAGCACCAGCATCACAAACAACTCCAGTGATATCAGCAAGTACTCGAACTCCTTCTCGGCCTGATCCTCACCAATCCATCAGCGGCGCCCCGGATTCAGGCGATACCGCCGCGCGTCAACTTCAAGGGATCCATCAACTGTTCCAGTCGCGTGCGACTGAGCCCGCTGCGCTCCTCGGCCACATCGATCACCGGGCGACCGGTTCGATACGCCTCTTTGGCAATGTCAGCGGCCAGGCTGTAACCAATCTCCGGGTTCAGCGCAGTCACCAGAACCGGGTTGCGCCCCACACCGGCATCCAGGTTGTCGGAATTGACGCTGAAGTCCCGGATGGCCTTGTCCGCCAGCATGTTGGCTGAGTTGCTGAGCAGGTCCGTCATGTCCAGCAGGTTGCCGGCCACCAGTGGCAGCATGACATTGAGCTGAAAGTTCCCGGACTGACCGGCAATCGCGACCGCGCTGTCGAGCCCCATAACCTGCGCACCGACCATAGCAACCGACTCCGGAATCACCGGGTTTACCTTGCCCGGCATGATGCTGCTGCCGGGCTGCAACGCCGGCAGGCTGATCTCGGAGAGGCCGTGAATCGGGCCGCTGTTCATCCAGCGCAGATCGTTGGCGATCTTGGTCAGCACAATGGCCGTGCCCCGCAACTGGGACGACAGCGCCACCGGCGCATCGATGGCACTCTGCCCCAGGAACTTGTGGTCCAGCGAGCGGAAACCGTGGCCGGTGTTGGCTTTCAGGAACTTGATGAACTGCTCCGCGAATTCCGGCGCCGCATTGACCCCGGTGCCGACAGCCGTGCCGCCCTGGGGTACCGACAAGAGCTCGTCCGCGGCGGCCTCAACCCGCTTTTCCGCGGCCAGCAACTGCTCCCGCCAGGTCCGAAGCTCCTGCCCCAGCGTAACGGGCATGGCATCCATCAGATGGGTCCGGCCGGTTTTGACCTGCTCCGAAAACTCCGCCTCGCGTTCGTAAATCATCCCGCGCAGATGAGTCAGTGCCGGAATCAGCTTCTGCTTCACCGCCATGACGGCGCTGACATGAATGGCCGTCGGAATCACGTCGTTGGAGCTCTGGCTCATGTTGACGTGATCGTTGGGATGCACTTCCACCCCCTGCTTTCGGGCAATCGCCGCAATCACTTCATTGGCGTTCATGTTGGTACTGGTGCCAGAGCCGGTCTGGTACCGGTCGACCGGAAACTGATCCGAAAACTCACCCTGCACCAGTGCCTCGCAGGCGGACACGATGGCGTCCCGAAGGTCGTTCTCCAGCAGACCAAGGCTGGCGTTCGCCTCTGCTGCGGCCCATTTGATGTAAGCGACGGCCACAATAAAGGCCTGAGGCAGTGGCTGGCCACTGACCGGAAAGTTCTCCACCGCCCGCTGGGTCTGGGCTCCCCATAGCGCGTCGGCCGGCACATGGACGTCACCAAGACTGTCCCGTTCGGTTCGATACTCGCTCATATTCCCTCCTGTCTATCCATTTACACACGGGATTGTCAGCGTCTACGGCACTCCGGCTATTTTGTATCAGCCGGAATTCGATCGGAGCCGGACATGATCACAAATGCCCGTGACCTGCTCAAAATTCACAATCAGGGTATGCACCGTGTTGGTGTAGGTGTCGTGCAGGTGAAATTTGAACCGGTGCTGTTTTTCCCCCTGAAGAAAGGCATCGTATTCCCGCACAAGTTCCCTGACGTCTCCGCCCTCGTTCTTGGTCCAGGTGGCGTTGAACGGCCCGAGAACGGCACCGCCAGCAAGGCAGATGGTCACTTCATGGTTAGTCAGTCCGGATTCCTGGGCACTCATGGTTGCTCCCCCTGTTGTTGAACAACGGATCATCCTTCCATGAGTGTAGTCGTTCCCCGCCCCACCGTTTCAAGTGGTTGAGAGCAGACTGGTCAGCAGGGCCCGCAGACGGTTCGGCTTGACCGGCTTGTTCAGAATCGGCAGATACTGGGCACGCATCAGGCGCCGGGTATCGTCACTCCGGTCGGCGGTAATCACGGCCGCGGGAATGTCGCGCCCCAGTCTGCGGCGCACGGCATGGATCGCTTCGCAACCGGTCAACTCATCGTCCAGGTGATAGTCGGCCAGAATCACCGCTGGCGCAGCGTCCGTGCCAAGACGCTCCAGAAGCGCCAGCGCACCGGCTTCACTGGGGGCCGCCAGCACCGCACAGTTCCACTGTTCCAGTAAGAGCTGCATGCTCTCAAGCACAGCCGGCTCGTTGTCGATCACCAGGATCCGGGCGCCGTTAAAACCGCCGTCGAAAGCCTGAAGGCTTTGGGGTTGCGCCACCGACTGGCGTTGAAGGACATGCTCCACCGGCAGGCTGACCATAAACCGGGAGCCTTGTCCCGGTCGTGACGCCACGTCGATGTCATAGCCCAGCACCCGAACCATCCGTTCGACGATGGCCAACCCCAGCCCGACGCCCTGACGACCGCCGGTGCCCTGCGGCAACAACTGGTGGAACTCGGTGAAGATATCCCGCAATTTACCGGCCTCGATACCAACACCGGTGTCCCAGATTTCAATCCGGAACTGCTCGCCACGGCGACGGAGTCCCAACAGGACACCGCCGCTGCGGGTGTAGCGAAAAGCATTGCTCAACAGGTTGCGCACAATGCGAGTCAGCATGCGCTGATCGGTTCTGACCAGCGCCGCCCGGGCGTGGACCCGGAAATCCAGGCCAGCGTTGGTGGCAACCGCGTCAAACTCCTCGCCCAACCCCTTAAGCAGGGCCTCCAGATCGGTGATCACGAGGTCCGGCTGCATCGCCTGCTGGTCCAGCTTGGAAATGTCCAGCAGGTCCGCCAGCAGGTCCTCGGCGCCTTCCAGGGCCCGATGCACCTGGTGCACCATCCGGCTTTCCTGTTGTGGCAGTCGGCTATCCTGCAACGCGGAGATCATCAACCGGGCGGCATTCAGCGGCTGCAGCAGGTCATGACTGGCCGCGGCCAGGTATTTGTCTTTGCTGCGATTGGCCTCCCGGGCTGCCTCCATGGCGAGTACCAGTTCGCGTTCGACCTTTTCCCGTTCCTCGATCTGGTACCGCAGGCCCACATTGGCATTCTGCAGGGCCTCCGTGCGCTCCTCGACCCGCCGTTCAAGATCGAGATTCAGCTGCTCCAGCTTCTGCCGCGCCTGGACCCGATCGGTAATATCTGCGACGAAGGCCTCGACCACTTCCGGCCCCAGGTCGGGCCGGCGCAACAGGGTCAGCGCCACCTGCACCGGGGTCTGATCCGCCCGCCTGAGCCGCGTTTCCCGTGCGCTCAAACGGCCCTCATCGAGCAGTTCCTGGCGAACGGCATCAAACTCCGCGGAGCTGCAGAACAGCTGTTCCCGCAGCCGGATCACCCGCTGCTTCAGCTCGTCGGCGTTCGGGTACCCGCAGATGCGGGCCATGGCCGGGTTACAGTCGAGGAAACCACCGCGGAGGTTGGCCCGGAAGATGCCGTGCAGGGCGTTCTCAAACAGCCACTTGTATCGGTTTCGCTCCTGCTCCAGCTCATCGATCCGGTCCTGAAGCGCCGGGTAATAGTTCTTGCGTACGGACTGGCTTCCCAGCCCGAGCAGATCGCCAATTCCGTAGCCATTATCCTGATCGTCAGAGGGCTTCTTCATAGACAACCTGAACATCCCGCAACGACGATTTGCGGGGATTGGTTAGAATGCAGGGATCCTGCAGGGCAAAGCCCGACAGATAGGGTATGTCCGAAACCGAGACACCGAGTTTCGCCAAGCTCGTTTCGAGCCCCACCCGCTTCTTCAGCTCAATGATGCGCTGCATCAGGCGCCGCTTGATGTCCGCCCGGCCCATGCCCCGGGTATCGATATCCATGGCCTCCGCCACCCGGCGGAACCGGTCTTCGGCGGAGCTGTAGTTATACGCCACCACATGCTCCAGCAAGAGCGCGTTGCACAGACCGTGGGGCAGATCCAGATAGCCGCCGAGGCTGTGTGACATGGCATGCACCGCACCGAGAATGGCGTTGGAGAAAGCCAGCCCTGCCTGCATGGACGCGAGCATGATCTGTTCCCGCAGGAACGGATCGGACGTGTTGCTGATCAGCGGTTCCAGGTTGCGGTTGATCAGGCGGATCGCCTCCAGGGCGTGGGTGTCCGTCAACGGCCCGCTGCCGGTCGACACAAACGCCTCGATCGCATGCACCAGGGCATCGACACCGGTGCAGGCGGTGAGGTAGGTATCCATGGTTTCGGTCACTTCCGGATCGATCAGGGACACGTCCGGCACCACCGCCTTGCTGATGATGGAAAACTTGAACCGGCGATCGGGGTCGGAAATGATCGCGAACTGGGACACGTCGGCGGAGGTCCCGGCCGTGGTCGGAATCAGGATCAATGGCGGTGACGGGTTGGAGATGGTGTCCACGCCCTCGAACTCGAGGATATTCCGGCCGTGGGTGGCGACGATGCCAATCCCCTTGGCGCAATCCATCGGGCTGCCGCCGCCAATGGCGACAATCACGTCGCACTCACTGGACTTGTAGAGTTCGGCGCCCTCCATCACCTCGGCGACCTTGGGGTTGGGTGACACGCCGGTAAACACGGTGGTGCGGATGCCGGCGTCGGTCAGCAGGGTGACAATTCCCTGGACCCAACCGGCGGCCGCCACCCCGGGATCGGACACCAGCAACACGTGTCTGGCGCCAAAGTTACTGGCGAAGTTGGCAACGGATTTTCGTGACCCGGCACCGAAAACGATTTCCGGGGAAACGAACTTGCGCAGAGCAGATATGTCGTGACTCATCGGGCGCTCTCGATCGTTTGTTGTTATAGGAATACCCGAGAGTTTAACTCAAGTTATCGGCCCGGACATCGGCATTTCCGCTATGTCTCCGGTAAAAACTGCAGAGCCAATCCATGGTGCCGGCCTGGCTGCTCTGCTGGCGAAAGCCGTGCCCCTCGCCGTCGAACCAGTGCAGCTCCGGCGCTCCGCCCATGGCCCGGATCGCTCCGACCATGGCGCGGGTCTGTTCGGGCACCACCACCCGGTCCAGTCCGCCCTGGAAGAACACCACCGGGGCGGTGATGCTGGCGGCGCGGTTCAGGGGAGTGCGATCCTGCCAGCGCTCCGGGAAAGCCTCGGGCGAGCCCAGCAACCAGTCCAGGTAACCGGATTCGAACCGGTGGGTCGCGGCCCGCAGCCGCAACGGGTCGGTCACTCCGTACAGGCTGGCACCACCGGCGAACCGGTCGCTGAGCACCAGCGCCATGAGCGCGGTGTAGCCGCCGGAACTGCGGCCCTGAATAAAGACCCGATCGCCGTCTACCAGACCGAGGTGCGCCAGATGGTTGGCCGCACGCCCCATATCCTCGACATCGGCCTCCCCCCAGCGACCGGCGAGGGCCATCCGGAAGGCGCGGCCAAACCCGGTACTGCCCCGGTAGTTGATTTCCGCCACCGCAAACCCCCGCTGGCACCAGAACTGAATCTGGGGATTGAACACCGGATAAGCGGCCGATGTCGGCCCCCCGTGGGCGATCAGTATCAGCGGCGGCCGCTCATCGGCCATCGGCTCGGGGCGGTACAGGAATCCCTGAACGGGCAGTCGCCCACCGCTATCCGCCGGAACGACGACATTCTGCGGACGCACCACCGGCCAGGTGTCCCAGGGCACCTCGCCGCCGGCCACAATCTGGAGCTCACCGGTCGTTGCGGAAATCTTCAGCACGGCATCCAGCGTGACATCGGACCGGGCAACGCAATAAACGTGATCGTCGACACTTTGAACGCAGCGAAAATCGGTGTACTGACA
Coding sequences within it:
- a CDS encoding CDP-archaeol synthase — protein: MLISLELFVMLVLANGVPVVVARILKRHWAAPIDGGRRWRDGRPILGTSKTWRGLISGSLSCALFSLWAGLGFAFGLLFGLLGLVGDLISSFTKRRLGLDSSARALGLDQIPESALPMALAAIWLPVSWWSALLIVALFTVSNILFSPLLYRLGIRRHPH
- a CDS encoding class II fumarate hydratase, producing MSEYRTERDSLGDVHVPADALWGAQTQRAVENFPVSGQPLPQAFIVAVAYIKWAAAEANASLGLLENDLRDAIVSACEALVQGEFSDQFPVDRYQTGSGTSTNMNANEVIAAIARKQGVEVHPNDHVNMSQSSNDVIPTAIHVSAVMAVKQKLIPALTHLRGMIYEREAEFSEQVKTGRTHLMDAMPVTLGQELRTWREQLLAAEKRVEAAADELLSVPQGGTAVGTGVNAAPEFAEQFIKFLKANTGHGFRSLDHKFLGQSAIDAPVALSSQLRGTAIVLTKIANDLRWMNSGPIHGLSEISLPALQPGSSIMPGKVNPVIPESVAMVGAQVMGLDSAVAIAGQSGNFQLNVMLPLVAGNLLDMTDLLSNSANMLADKAIRDFSVNSDNLDAGVGRNPVLVTALNPEIGYSLAADIAKEAYRTGRPVIDVAEERSGLSRTRLEQLMDPLKLTRGGIA
- the ercA gene encoding alcohol dehydrogenase-like regulatory protein ErcA; translated protein: MSHDISALRKFVSPEIVFGAGSRKSVANFASNFGARHVLLVSDPGVAAAGWVQGIVTLLTDAGIRTTVFTGVSPNPKVAEVMEGAELYKSSECDVIVAIGGGSPMDCAKGIGIVATHGRNILEFEGVDTISNPSPPLILIPTTAGTSADVSQFAIISDPDRRFKFSIISKAVVPDVSLIDPEVTETMDTYLTACTGVDALVHAIEAFVSTGSGPLTDTHALEAIRLINRNLEPLISNTSDPFLREQIMLASMQAGLAFSNAILGAVHAMSHSLGGYLDLPHGLCNALLLEHVVAYNYSSAEDRFRRVAEAMDIDTRGMGRADIKRRLMQRIIELKKRVGLETSLAKLGVSVSDIPYLSGFALQDPCILTNPRKSSLRDVQVVYEEAL
- a CDS encoding metallophosphoesterase — its product is MTARARTPKNQDELLEYRLSLRLGPVHARQRLGIEREAEALVFGQSGRSFHLENVTNAPRFIRFCLKLVGLFGRGQANSRRLDTNYNRFRLPGLPTAFEGFRILHLTDLHVDMDEANLEAVIRQIEPLDYDLCVLTGDYRRLTWGPVDDALEGMARLRDAIRGKAYAVLGNHDSVRMVPGLEDMGYSLLMNEMMPIEHNGAKIYLAGVDDAHFYKVHNLHRAGDDIPANGTSILLSHTPEIWREAAHAGYDIFLCGHTHGGQICLPGGIPVTLDSDCPRHLGRGYWQANGMQGYTSPGSGTSVVNVRLNCPPEVTIHTLTRGPQ
- a CDS encoding PAS domain-containing hybrid sensor histidine kinase/response regulator, whose translation is MKKPSDDQDNGYGIGDLLGLGSQSVRKNYYPALQDRIDELEQERNRYKWLFENALHGIFRANLRGGFLDCNPAMARICGYPNADELKQRVIRLREQLFCSSAEFDAVRQELLDEGRLSARETRLRRADQTPVQVALTLLRRPDLGPEVVEAFVADITDRVQARQKLEQLNLDLERRVEERTEALQNANVGLRYQIEEREKVERELVLAMEAAREANRSKDKYLAAASHDLLQPLNAARLMISALQDSRLPQQESRMVHQVHRALEGAEDLLADLLDISKLDQQAMQPDLVITDLEALLKGLGEEFDAVATNAGLDFRVHARAALVRTDQRMLTRIVRNLLSNAFRYTRSGGVLLGLRRRGEQFRIEIWDTGVGIEAGKLRDIFTEFHQLLPQGTGGRQGVGLGLAIVERMVRVLGYDIDVASRPGQGSRFMVSLPVEHVLQRQSVAQPQSLQAFDGGFNGARILVIDNEPAVLESMQLLLEQWNCAVLAAPSEAGALALLERLGTDAAPAVILADYHLDDELTGCEAIHAVRRRLGRDIPAAVITADRSDDTRRLMRAQYLPILNKPVKPNRLRALLTSLLSTT
- a CDS encoding S9 family peptidase, which gives rise to MRTIHGYSFGAECAESADAFATANNTQPPLSAWQAAAALTQRGELVVSDSGVFWLEFDPALGGAVIVGLADRGITRPAGTLQVRSRVNGYGGGALCAGAGCLYAVSEQQQVVRVDLDDGSQRVLSTTESGAFGGLVADTRRSRVLAVREGDACQQLVAIDDAGQLSILHQGQDFYSAPALSPDGRTLAWVSWQLPDMPWIQSILWTAEINDDGSLYNTRAWAPPVEASVQQPVFYGEDLWLFSDHEGWWQPYRFLSHGEVGVWSSTDAPALDHANAPWQLGERHHCGLPGGGWARVRYRQGVAELWLQRLATETPERRACQYTDFRCVQSVDDHVYCVARSDVTLDAVLKISATTGELQIVAGGEVPWDTWPVVRPQNVVVPADSGGRLPVQGFLYRPEPMADERPPLILIAHGGPTSAAYPVFNPQIQFWCQRGFAVAEINYRGSTGFGRAFRMALAGRWGEADVEDMGRAANHLAHLGLVDGDRVFIQGRSSGGYTALMALVLSDRFAGGASLYGVTDPLRLRAATHRFESGYLDWLLGSPEAFPERWQDRTPLNRAASITAPVVFFQGGLDRVVVPEQTRAMVGAIRAMGGAPELHWFDGEGHGFRQQSSQAGTMDWLCSFYRRHSGNADVRADNLS